ATTAACTGCTTTTTCCTTATCCAAATCATGATGTAATAGAAAACGGCGAACCCAATCTTTATCATTCTTTAGTCTGTCAACATCCTTTGGATGGGCTTGTatatctggaaaaaaaaatgttatttgacaTTACAATTCACATGATCCTGAATGAATGAACCTTGTTCGGGTGATTCGACTTTTTCTAGGGCTTTTTGACGAACCTCAAGAATATCTTCTTCGCTGGGTTCCATAATGTGATAGATAAGTCTGTTTGTCTATGTCAAcatgaaattggaaaaaaccgtaatttactttttgaaacttttgtaattaatttgtttgatcgaaattattcattttgtatAGCAGTTTTTTATCATGTAGATTACACAAACATTTTACATACCTGGAATTTTTACCCACTTTCTACTTATTTTATGTATCTGTTACTCCGTTAGTTATCCACTTGTTTAGGCATACTAGCACTAGCAAATACTAGGTCGAATGACTTGTCTACTTGAGCCTTGAGGGACTAGAGATCTAACGCCATCTAACGCCTACCGATAGTTTAAAATGTATATGattttcaattagaaaaaaaaataataataaaatttattacaacAGTCAGATACTTTCAactagaagaaagaaatgtcgGCATAAACTTAATTCTTTTCTAGCTCTAGGCCTTTAGCATTAACTTCGGATcggtttggttgttgtttatttttgtttgaaagtttgaatcgTGGCCCTTGGGCACCGATAAAATTCATTCAGGGTTACCCGTCAGATGTCTCTGAAGAAGACATAAATGGCAAATGAATCGAACAACTGACGCCATTGGGACTCGTCTTTGTGGTACCAATCGATAACGGTTGTTTGGAGTAACagaaacctttttaaaatacttcTGCTTTCTGGACAGTGTAATGCTGtttacattttcaacttttatcaacattaagaaaatgtgtttgcACATCTGGTGCATGAAAAGTGTTTAATTCATATCTGAGTGTGAAATTTTGACAGCATCAGTATTCCTTGGCGCCAATTTATTATTAGTATTTTTGGCGGGATATTTTCGTTAATCGTTAAGTGTAGGTATACCTAAATCATATTATCTTTTACAACCCCACTTATTAAAGACAAAGTTTTTACaggaattgaattaaaaatcatcTGCCAAGATGTTTTATGCCCATTTTGTGCTCGCTAAAAAAGGGCCTCTGGCACGAATTTGGTTAGCTGCCCACTGGGATAAAAAGTTAACCAAAGCACATGTATTTGAAACCAATATTCAAAAATCTGTTGAAGACATTTTGCATCCTAAGGtttgttcagttttttttttctaattcaatttattattggttctaaattttgttatttttgattgTACAGGTAAAAATTGCTCTCAGAACTTCAGGCCATTTGCTGCTTGGAGTTGTAAGAATCTACTCTCGTAAAGCAAAGTATTTGCTGGCTGATTGCAATGAGGCATTTGTGAAGATTAAAATGGCATTCAGGCCTGGGATGGTTGATTTGCCAGAAGAAAACAGAGAAGCTGCTGTTCAAGCTATCACCTTGCCTGAAGTTTTTCATGACTTTGATGCAAATGTTCCAGATTTAAAGTAATGTTttgctggtttcttctttcaaatcaagtattaattatttgttaatttttattttgtagtgATGCAGAAATGCAAGCACAGTTTACTCTTAACCAGTCAAGGGCTGAAGAAATTACTATGCGCGAGGATTATGGCTGTCAGCTACCACCTTTAAACCATGATGAAGAAGGATTTGGTGATCTCGGATTTGGTGATTCTGGTCCTCTTGAAATGATTCGAGACGGTTCATCCATAGACCATTCACTGGAACCTGTACTTgcaaatgatattttttatatgtatCTTTCTTATCCTAACGACAAATGTCTTTGCAGGGAAGTTTTTTCGCCGAAGTTCGTGACCGCAGTGAATCTCGTAGGAATCGTCCGTCATCATCAGTTCGGCTACGATCTGAAACAGACACACCTATTAGGGATGATGGTTTTGGTGGGAACCttggaaatgatgaaattgGTATTTCCatagcatttctttttttaataggtGATTCGGGACATGAAGTatttaaaactgaaatttaaaaacacagGTGGAGGGCTTTTTGAAGGTGGGGGTTTATTTGATGATGCCCCAATAGGTGACGTACCATCTTTGAATGAACCGTCTGACCTGGTAACTTTCTGCCAACAGTTTTGTGAACAAAAAGatgtttaaaaatgttttgaattctttttgatACTAGGATATCAAAGTAGGAACGAAGAATCGAGAAAACTTGGACAATTTCAATGGGACACACATAGATTCTGATGACGACGGAATCGACGCTTATGGTGGACCACCGTCTGTAGGTGGAAGCAGTTCTTCGTCACGTCCTGTTAGTCCCTTCGGTGGCCCAATTTCAGCGGGCATGAACCATCCTCCAGCATCACCCAGATCACCAGCTCGTGTTTCTGATGAAGTTAATAACCTCGATCAAGGTAGTGTTAACATTCCAGATGGGGATGATCAACTGCCAGGCGCAAATGTCGACCAGACAACACTTCTCCACAATGAAGAAGAGGGCTTCGCCCTTGCTCCTGTTGATACAACGACTGTTAAGGGTATGTAATCTTTGTacatttctcttatttttgtgGAAGCAAAATGCTTATTCTTTCAACTCATTTGTTTATCAGGATGGGCCCGGCACAAGCGCAAGAGAAAGCTTATTGTTGACGAAGTCAAAAACATATCTGGTGAAGAGATGAAATCCCAACTTTCAGATACTTCTGATATAGTAACCACATTAGATTTGGCCCCACCTACAAGGAGACTGATGCACTGGAAAGAAACGGGCGGGGTTGAAAAACTCTTTGCCTTACCCGGAAGGTCCATACCAGCCCGTTCTCTGTTTCGGGTAATCCTTAACTTCTAGCTCGTTTGCCTTTAGTTCAAGTCTGCGTAAATTATTTGGCTTTTATTACATGCatccctttttatattttaggaTTACCAACGACACCTCACTAGCCAACCTACAGAGAATGATGACTTTGGACTTACGCCTGAAGTGGAAAAAGAGAACTTGCCGCTGGAAACTGTTCGCGTTGCAGATGCTGGGGAATCAATCCGCCAAGACTTCCCAGGTACGATAAATCTGCATTGAAAAGATTCTCTTGCTCGCCCTGGAATTTTCATTTGTGCCGTATAATTCCTTAAGATAACGCTGTTTCGTTTCTAAATTGATTTTACTCGTTTTGCAGAAGCCCCTACGCCCCAACCTGTAAAGCGAACAGTAGGACGAAAGCGTAAAGCTCCAGTTGATCTGGAAGCTGAAGCCGAGGAACATCAGAAACGACGAGAAGTTCAATATCAGAGCTTACTAGCACCCTCAACACAGTCATCTCCTGTCGCACCACCAGCCACAATTCAGTCCTCGCTTATAGATGATCATTCGTTTCCACAGTTTCCACTACCATCACTACCTGATGTTCAGGAACCACCAGAGACGAACACTTCCACACTCCCAGAGCCAGTTGTGCAACACGCTCAATCATTTGTTGATGCAACAAGGGAATTTTCCGAGATGGAAAATATGGGCTACGATCAGGTAAGCATAGTTTATTCGTGCCACTATCATACtgccccgaaaaaaaaatcttaaaataaaacggtttattcttcttccagaATATGGGTAATCTCGGGTTAGATGCAGCAGAACCTTTCACGAATTTGCCCCCGCAAACGCCTGGAGCCCTTTCAGAACGTGCCCCTCCTACTCCTTGGCATGACGATTACGAAATGGCGCCATCAGTCGGTCCAGTAAGCTctcaatcaaatcatttcgCTTCTATGAAACCATTaaactattttgaaaattttcattaCAAATAGCTTGACGAGCAGCTGGCAGATGAAACCTATGAGCAGTTTGAGGAGCGCGTTCTCAACAAACGAGCTGCGACAATGTATAACCTTGTGCGTGCTAAAATGCAGCTTAGCGACTCCATCCCGTTCTCAGACATGGCTTTTCGAAATAATAAGAAGCAGGTTagttaataataaaagcaatcgtttttttttttattattatttatcttaataattaaaatacgttttatttaGGTCGCACAAAAGTTTTACACTTTGTTGGTCCTTAAGAAAAATCAGGTCCTTGAGCTAGCACAGGCCAAGTCGTATGCTGAAATTCTGGTTTCTCAAGGACCTAAATTTGAATCGCCGTCCTTGTGAAGTGCGTTCAAACTACATAATGTTTCGAGTGTTGAAAAGATTGTCAAAAATGTGTCatgtttttctcgtttttttttttcgataattttttaCCGAGAACAGCTATGTGTTTTATTCCCATTTGTTACGGGATGATAATGCGTGATTAATTGTAATACAGAATCGTGTTTCCaagtaaatttgattttatttcggatttatttttgtcttgaaCTTGCTCgcagtgaaattttttttattagacatttatttttatttgaactaaaaaacaaacatttccgAAAAGTTGATTGACAGCCGTAATTTTGAGTTTAATAACTTAACATCACGGTGCTGTGATGTTTTCGGCTTTCCCTGATCAAATCAGCGAGCTTTCTGTTAAGACATTTGATACTTCAGGTACAGAAGAGAGATTTACCACCAAAAACACAAAGCAAATCGCAAATCAACGAAATGTGTAAGAATTATCAaaacaattgatttgtttttatatatgaTTGTTTCCTTATCCTTAAACAGCCAACCTTAgggatttccttttttgtcgtgaaaattttcaatttttcaggACCTTTGCAGTACAGTGCTGCTACGGCGCTAATGTGCATGTCTTTTCATGTGGGCGGCAAtaccaaacattttcaaacttcGGTTAGGTCAGAGTCATATTGTCACAGAACAATAAACAACCCTTTAACCTGTTTAACTCTTAACTATAACGGTTTCGGCTTTCGTATGGCGGATTCTTCTCTCAGTAGGCGAAGAATTCGTCGCTtttcaaaacttcaaaaaattgtgtttgtcTGAAGTCTGAAACGAGTGAAGTTTCATCAATAGTTTCTATTAATTCCAACAGatggaaattattttgatccaCCTCCCCCGCTCGTTATTCTATTGCAGGATACGTACTACATATGTGCCTGCCAGGATACTAGTTAATGTGCCGAATAAATATAATGAAGAGATAAGAACCCCGCGGATCGCAAAGTTAgaatctttgaaaaaattctgcATGTGCAAAATTGATGGGATTTGCGACTGGCTGCAATGCCTGGTCTTATTAAATCGTAAACCGGTAGACCCCACATCTTGGCCGGACTTGGCTTCATTGAGTCGTGGACTCGTTGTTCAATCACAAAtgagtttcaaaaaaaaaaaaatgaaggttGTCAAAGCTTCCGGGAAGGTGAGCAGAGTAACTTTTCACTTTAACAACAAGGCGAAAACATCAAGatttaaaaagagacaaaaataaTCAGGAAACTCGCAAGGGAACTCAGGATTACGACTGGAAGGTTGTCgtcaatttagaaaaataactgATGGAATACAAGGTGGCATTCTGCCcgttcaaaatttatttgcgTTCGTATAAAAACACTAAAACAGAGACAGTGATTGTTTAATTATAGTTTAATCAAAT
The sequence above is a segment of the Daphnia pulex isolate KAP4 chromosome 11, ASM2113471v1 genome. Coding sequences within it:
- the LOC124207024 gene encoding double-strand-break repair protein rad21 homolog produces the protein MFYAHFVLAKKGPLARIWLAAHWDKKLTKAHVFETNIQKSVEDILHPKVKIALRTSGHLLLGVVRIYSRKAKYLLADCNEAFVKIKMAFRPGMVDLPEENREAAVQAITLPEVFHDFDANVPDLNDAEMQAQFTLNQSRAEEITMREDYGCQLPPLNHDEEGFGDLGFGDSGPLEMIRDGSSIDHSLEPGSFFAEVRDRSESRRNRPSSSVRLRSETDTPIRDDGFGGNLGNDEIGGGLFEGGGLFDDAPIGDVPSLNEPSDLDIKVGTKNRENLDNFNGTHIDSDDDGIDAYGGPPSVGGSSSSSRPVSPFGGPISAGMNHPPASPRSPARVSDEVNNLDQGSVNIPDGDDQLPGANVDQTTLLHNEEEGFALAPVDTTTVKGWARHKRKRKLIVDEVKNISGEEMKSQLSDTSDIVTTLDLAPPTRRLMHWKETGGVEKLFALPGRSIPARSLFRDYQRHLTSQPTENDDFGLTPEVEKENLPLETVRVADAGESIRQDFPEAPTPQPVKRTVGRKRKAPVDLEAEAEEHQKRREVQYQSLLAPSTQSSPVAPPATIQSSLIDDHSFPQFPLPSLPDVQEPPETNTSTLPEPVVQHAQSFVDATREFSEMENMGYDQNMGNLGLDAAEPFTNLPPQTPGALSERAPPTPWHDDYEMAPSVGPLDEQLADETYEQFEERVLNKRAATMYNLVRAKMQLSDSIPFSDMAFRNNKKQVAQKFYTLLVLKKNQVLELAQAKSYAEILVSQGPKFESPSL